A region of Salirhabdus salicampi DNA encodes the following proteins:
- a CDS encoding chromate transporter yields MEKLWEIFLAFFIPGIVGYGGGPASIPLVKNEVITRYEWLTVTEFSEMLALANSLPGPIATKMAGYIGYLEGGVLGSIVGVFATVAPSLILMVVLLSVLYKFKDSPKVKKMTALIRPTIAILLGLMAYEFFQQSYEGAGLWQTIFLVVVSYVLMQKVKVHPAFVILGSLVYGAVFLA; encoded by the coding sequence ATGGAAAAATTATGGGAGATTTTTTTAGCGTTTTTTATACCTGGAATTGTAGGCTATGGGGGAGGACCAGCCTCCATCCCACTAGTCAAGAATGAAGTTATAACAAGGTATGAATGGCTAACAGTAACTGAATTTAGTGAAATGTTAGCTCTTGCCAATTCACTTCCCGGACCAATTGCGACCAAAATGGCAGGTTATATAGGTTATTTGGAAGGTGGAGTTCTCGGTTCAATCGTTGGAGTTTTTGCTACTGTAGCTCCTTCATTGATCCTGATGGTTGTGCTATTAAGTGTGTTATATAAATTTAAAGATTCACCGAAAGTAAAGAAGATGACCGCCTTAATCCGACCTACTATTGCTATTTTATTAGGATTAATGGCATACGAATTTTTTCAACAGTCATATGAAGGCGCAGGATTGTGGCAAACAATATTTTTAGTTGTTGTAAGTTATGTGCTTATGCAAAAAGTAAAAGTTCACCCAGCCTTCGTTATCCTTGGCTCGCTAGTTTACGGAGCCGTGTTCCTTGCATAA
- a CDS encoding PTS ascorbate transporter subunit IIC: MINLIMKDILGSPAILVGLFAFIGLLLQKKPVAETISGTLKTVMGFILLGAGAGVLIGSLDHFGAMFKEGFNVDGVIPNNEAIVALAQQTFGTETALIMLFGMVANIVFARVTPFKYIFLTGHHTMFMACLISAVLVTAGVTGPILIIIGSTILGLLMVLMPALLQPYMRKITGSNDIALGHFGSIGYFTAGVVGQLVGDKGKTTEEIRVPKSLGFLRDTSVAVSLTMAIMFFIVSFAAGPSYVESELSGGTNFLIFGLTEAIVFAAGVYIVLAGVRMILAEIVPAFQGIADKVVPNAKPALDCPVVFPFAPNAVVIGFLFSFFAGIICMFLLPIFGLKVIVPGLVPHFFTGAAAGVFGNATGGRKGAMFGAFTNGILISFLPALLLPVLGSLGFENTTFGDSDFGIIGILLGGFAKLFM, encoded by the coding sequence ATGATAAATCTTATTATGAAAGACATATTAGGATCACCAGCAATATTAGTCGGTTTATTTGCTTTTATTGGACTATTATTACAGAAAAAGCCCGTGGCTGAGACCATTTCAGGCACATTAAAAACTGTTATGGGTTTTATTCTATTGGGGGCTGGGGCAGGTGTGCTTATCGGTTCCTTAGACCACTTCGGAGCAATGTTTAAAGAAGGCTTCAATGTTGACGGAGTCATTCCAAACAACGAAGCGATTGTTGCTCTCGCACAACAAACTTTCGGCACCGAAACAGCACTAATTATGCTATTTGGTATGGTAGCAAATATCGTATTTGCTAGAGTTACACCATTTAAATATATTTTCTTAACTGGACATCACACAATGTTTATGGCTTGTCTCATCTCTGCAGTGTTAGTGACAGCAGGAGTAACGGGACCTATTCTTATTATAATTGGTTCTACTATTCTAGGTTTACTTATGGTGTTAATGCCGGCACTCCTTCAGCCTTATATGCGAAAAATAACGGGATCGAATGATATAGCATTAGGTCATTTTGGATCAATTGGCTATTTTACAGCAGGGGTTGTTGGTCAACTTGTTGGCGATAAAGGAAAAACGACAGAAGAGATTCGAGTACCAAAAAGTTTAGGCTTCCTAAGAGATACGTCTGTTGCCGTCTCTTTAACAATGGCCATTATGTTTTTCATTGTTTCCTTTGCTGCTGGTCCATCCTACGTTGAATCTGAACTCAGTGGGGGTACTAACTTTCTGATATTCGGTTTAACCGAAGCTATTGTATTTGCTGCCGGTGTTTACATTGTGTTAGCTGGTGTACGGATGATCTTAGCGGAAATTGTTCCTGCCTTTCAAGGAATTGCCGACAAGGTAGTCCCGAATGCAAAACCTGCCCTCGATTGTCCGGTTGTGTTTCCTTTTGCACCTAACGCTGTAGTAATTGGCTTTCTATTCAGTTTTTTCGCAGGTATTATTTGTATGTTCCTTCTTCCAATATTCGGCCTTAAAGTAATTGTGCCTGGCTTAGTTCCTCATTTCTTCACGGGAGCAGCAGCTGGTGTATTTGGTAACGCTACAGGCGGGAGAAAAGGAGCAATGTTCGGTGCCTTCACAAACGGGATCCTCATAAGCTTCCTTCCAGCTCTATTATTGCCAGTACTCGGGTCACTAGGATTTGAAAACACAACCTTTGGGGATTCCGACTTCGGTATTATTGGAATTTTATTAGGTGGTTTCGCCAAGCTATTTATGTAA
- a CDS encoding PTS sugar transporter subunit IIB, giving the protein MKILVVCGNGLGSSFIAEMNVKKALAELGIEATVSHTDLTTAKSEAADYYIGTPEIVDLLEDGTRRIIRLVNLFNVAEIKKVLQQHLEV; this is encoded by the coding sequence ATGAAAATTTTAGTTGTTTGTGGCAACGGATTAGGAAGTAGCTTTATTGCGGAAATGAATGTAAAAAAAGCACTCGCAGAACTTGGGATTGAGGCAACCGTCTCTCATACGGACCTTACGACGGCGAAATCAGAAGCAGCGGATTACTATATTGGGACACCAGAAATCGTCGATTTACTTGAAGACGGTACACGAAGAATCATTCGATTGGTCAACCTGTTCAATGTTGCCGAGATTAAAAAGGTTTTACAACAACATTTGGAGGTGTAA
- a CDS encoding PTS sugar transporter subunit IIA, with protein MLNSFISHPFVEVTDRQLQWKDAITLAASPLLKHSYIEQQYIDSIISQTKKIGPYYVIGPKVALPHSRPEDGVNQYGISFLLTKNPVSFSSEARHDVHFIIFLAAEDNSSHLSTLSRIASMLGDENNSKRLLECESKEELQKLLLQYLGKEC; from the coding sequence ATGCTGAATTCATTTATTTCTCATCCTTTTGTAGAAGTTACAGATCGCCAGCTCCAGTGGAAAGACGCAATAACCCTTGCAGCGTCACCACTCCTTAAACATTCATACATTGAACAACAATATATCGATTCAATTATCTCCCAAACTAAGAAAATTGGACCCTACTACGTTATTGGACCTAAAGTTGCCCTTCCTCACTCCCGGCCAGAGGACGGGGTCAACCAGTACGGCATTAGTTTCCTACTAACCAAAAATCCCGTATCCTTCTCCTCTGAAGCAAGACATGATGTTCACTTCATCATATTTTTGGCTGCAGAGGACAATTCAAGTCATTTAAGTACGTTATCGAGAATTGCCTCCATGTTAGGCGATGAGAATAACAGTAAAAGACTACTAGAATGTGAGAGCAAGGAAGAACTACAAAAGCTTTTACTACAATACTTAGGAAAGGAGTGTTGA
- a CDS encoding histidine kinase, producing the protein MILRHKIFLTFSVLVLFSLLSVGVAVHKIFTSAKSEEVITQTEKSITQLNQNLDLMLEDAARTTLTILYNDQLLNILRQYDDNTPVQYRNYNHVNAFSLFLSGAIYNREQMYGMHVFANNGQVFSHMDDYRIMESIYLPGQAWYSKVQEKKGDWIVYPGEIPSYYRNNRDKTYISLIRLLRDPDNQRQLGFMKVDFSPEYVQKITEQLHSDHWQIYRDGEPLFKKDKDYLLMNCEANGTWVKSEQSESEYLCVTNTSNKTGIEIRNVIPKDYLYSEIKEFNNLLITMIIFCLFISLMLSYYMSSYLLKPLERLKKRIEEFQRGNHSNQIDVTTTGDIGELGGAYNNMLGEINSLVEEMYELNVRNSEAEYKALQSKMDPHFLFNALESINMTALKNGQLQLSDMISELGKLIRYRLRNDEKQITLKEEIDFTKTYVNIMKHRLGDAINDVWDIEGELIQYYVPKYILQPLIENAITHGLTNSIEKIHITVRVKRQNEYLHISVEDNGAGIPLKKQNELAASIEQRTNPSTQKRSNQNGIALENIASRLKLIYGSESEFHIHSASGKGTRIHISIPIKGR; encoded by the coding sequence GTGATACTGCGACATAAAATTTTTCTAACATTTTCTGTACTTGTCCTTTTTTCTCTTCTATCAGTTGGGGTAGCAGTCCATAAAATATTTACGTCAGCGAAGAGTGAGGAAGTGATTACACAAACAGAAAAATCGATTACTCAACTCAATCAAAACCTTGATTTAATGTTAGAAGATGCTGCACGGACAACGCTAACGATACTTTACAATGATCAACTGTTAAATATATTACGCCAATATGACGATAACACTCCTGTTCAATACAGAAATTACAATCATGTAAATGCTTTCTCCTTATTTTTATCCGGTGCCATTTATAACCGTGAGCAAATGTATGGCATGCACGTATTTGCCAACAATGGACAAGTATTTAGCCACATGGATGACTATCGAATAATGGAATCGATCTATTTACCTGGTCAAGCTTGGTATTCTAAAGTTCAGGAAAAGAAAGGGGACTGGATTGTTTATCCAGGAGAAATTCCATCGTATTACCGTAATAATAGAGATAAAACATATATTAGTTTAATTCGTCTGTTACGGGATCCAGACAATCAAAGACAACTCGGATTTATGAAAGTAGATTTCTCGCCTGAATATGTTCAAAAGATTACAGAACAACTTCACAGTGACCATTGGCAAATTTATCGGGATGGAGAGCCCTTATTTAAAAAAGATAAAGACTACCTTCTCATGAACTGTGAAGCTAATGGTACGTGGGTGAAAAGTGAACAATCAGAGTCGGAATATTTATGTGTAACCAACACATCGAATAAAACAGGGATTGAAATTCGTAATGTAATTCCGAAGGATTATCTATACAGCGAAATTAAAGAATTTAATAATTTATTAATAACGATGATTATTTTCTGTTTGTTTATATCCCTTATGTTGTCCTATTACATGTCTAGTTATCTACTAAAACCATTAGAGAGGTTGAAGAAACGGATAGAAGAGTTTCAAAGAGGCAATCACTCAAACCAAATAGATGTAACTACTACAGGTGATATTGGGGAACTTGGGGGAGCATACAATAATATGCTTGGAGAAATCAATTCTTTAGTAGAGGAGATGTACGAGTTAAATGTGCGAAATTCCGAAGCGGAGTATAAGGCCCTACAGTCGAAAATGGATCCTCACTTCCTGTTTAATGCACTAGAATCCATTAACATGACTGCGCTAAAAAATGGACAGCTCCAGTTATCTGACATGATATCCGAATTGGGAAAACTTATTCGATACCGCCTGCGTAATGATGAAAAACAAATAACGTTAAAAGAGGAAATTGATTTTACAAAAACGTATGTCAATATTATGAAACATAGATTAGGAGACGCGATTAATGATGTGTGGGACATTGAGGGAGAATTAATACAATATTACGTTCCAAAGTATATTCTTCAACCATTGATTGAAAATGCCATTACACACGGATTAACGAATTCGATAGAAAAAATTCATATAACGGTACGAGTAAAGCGACAAAATGAATATCTTCATATTTCAGTGGAAGATAATGGGGCCGGTATCCCTCTGAAAAAACAAAATGAACTCGCCGCTTCAATTGAACAACGAACGAATCCGTCTACTCAAAAACGATCAAACCAAAACGGGATTGCGCTTGAAAATATAGCAAGCAGGTTAAAACTCATTTATGGAAGTGAAAGTGAATTTCACATTCATTCAGCTAGTGGGAAAGGAACACGTATTCACATCTCAATTCCGATAAAGGGTAGGTGA
- a CDS encoding response regulator transcription factor: protein MKNVLLIEDEKVIRQGIKVLLEDIITGYKVMWEASDGRKGLDMINVIIPDIIITDIRMPEMNGIEFISLLRRKLPNIPVIVISGYDDFTYARDALKLGVKDYILKPVNRSELADTLYRIAGKDVEKSKEHLTEESRQVRQIKELISNNLEEELSLQFISKTLNLHPNYISQLFKQKTSSTLSDYILKKRVEKAKDLLQNTRLKVYDIASLAGYSNAKHFSSVFKKVTGQTPNQYRKGL from the coding sequence TTGAAAAATGTCCTCTTAATTGAAGATGAAAAGGTGATTCGTCAAGGAATAAAAGTGTTACTTGAAGACATTATTACAGGTTATAAGGTGATGTGGGAAGCATCTGATGGTCGTAAGGGACTAGACATGATTAATGTAATTATCCCTGATATTATCATTACGGATATACGGATGCCTGAAATGAATGGTATCGAATTTATCTCATTGTTACGTAGGAAATTACCGAATATTCCTGTCATTGTCATAAGTGGGTATGATGACTTTACTTATGCGCGGGATGCACTTAAATTAGGTGTAAAAGATTACATTTTAAAGCCGGTTAACCGTAGTGAACTGGCTGATACGTTGTACCGTATTGCTGGAAAAGATGTGGAGAAATCAAAGGAACACCTTACGGAAGAGTCAAGACAAGTGCGTCAAATTAAAGAACTGATTTCTAATAACCTCGAAGAAGAACTGTCCTTACAATTTATTTCCAAAACGTTAAATTTACACCCGAACTATATAAGTCAACTATTTAAACAAAAGACAAGTAGTACACTGTCTGACTACATATTAAAAAAGAGGGTGGAAAAAGCAAAAGACCTACTGCAAAATACGAGATTAAAAGTGTATGATATCGCTTCTCTTGCTGGCTACTCAAATGCAAAACATTTTTCCTCTGTATTTAAGAAGGTAACCGGCCAAACTCCAAATCAATACCGAAAAGGTTTGTAA
- a CDS encoding ABC transporter substrate-binding protein: MKKISFILFSLLLMLLLAACSDDEVSKDDSGEVELTFTMWGNDQHIAMYEELLEEFYDENPNINVTIESIPHGDYQQKLSVLAAGNELPDVGWVAERMVPQFVKNNILTDISEFKDDPDFDFEDITPSTLDLWKHDGQLLGLPFSTPPMIMYFNKTMFDEAGLETPIELAKKGEWTWEQFEEAAKALSNGEGSDRQYGARLFYEWTNFSTMPSHTLSYGGAMFSDDMSEFLWNSPQGVDTFEMLDRMIFEDESHVPPGESLNFESGQVGMFPFMYSYIANVRGIEDFDWDIAPLPKGPEGRFPLLGQAGIVAFQGSEHPDEAKKLLKFLGSKTGIQAQSAFFVPPRQSVLKSDEFVNIPNNPPRESIQIALIDQMNNGYIYPLHEDWTKIESKIINGFDRLFSRMGTPQEILDQMEEEVNDILQ; encoded by the coding sequence ATGAAAAAAATATCATTTATCCTGTTTAGTTTGTTGTTGATGCTTCTATTAGCTGCTTGTAGCGACGATGAAGTGAGTAAAGATGACTCAGGAGAAGTTGAATTAACGTTTACGATGTGGGGGAATGACCAACATATTGCTATGTATGAAGAATTATTAGAAGAATTTTATGATGAGAACCCCAACATTAATGTAACTATTGAAAGTATTCCACATGGTGATTACCAACAAAAACTTTCTGTACTTGCAGCCGGAAACGAACTACCTGATGTTGGTTGGGTGGCGGAAAGAATGGTACCACAGTTTGTCAAAAATAACATATTAACCGACATTTCAGAGTTTAAGGATGACCCTGATTTTGATTTTGAAGATATTACACCATCAACATTGGATCTATGGAAGCATGATGGTCAATTACTAGGTTTGCCATTCTCTACACCACCAATGATTATGTATTTTAATAAGACAATGTTTGATGAAGCAGGTTTAGAAACGCCAATTGAACTTGCAAAAAAAGGTGAGTGGACTTGGGAGCAGTTTGAAGAAGCGGCAAAGGCTCTCTCAAATGGAGAAGGTAGCGATCGTCAATACGGTGCAAGACTTTTCTATGAGTGGACGAATTTTTCAACAATGCCGTCACACACGTTATCTTACGGTGGGGCAATGTTCTCTGACGACATGTCTGAATTTCTATGGAATTCTCCTCAAGGTGTAGATACGTTTGAAATGCTGGACCGAATGATTTTTGAAGATGAATCTCACGTACCACCAGGTGAAAGCTTAAATTTTGAGAGTGGTCAAGTTGGAATGTTCCCGTTCATGTATAGCTATATAGCGAACGTAAGAGGGATCGAAGACTTTGACTGGGATATAGCTCCATTACCAAAAGGACCAGAAGGAAGATTTCCGTTATTGGGTCAGGCAGGTATTGTAGCCTTCCAAGGTAGTGAGCATCCGGATGAAGCGAAAAAATTATTGAAATTTTTAGGTAGTAAAACGGGAATTCAAGCCCAATCTGCGTTCTTTGTTCCACCGAGACAGAGCGTATTGAAATCTGATGAGTTTGTCAACATTCCGAATAACCCACCAAGAGAATCGATTCAAATTGCGTTAATTGATCAAATGAACAATGGGTACATTTATCCATTACATGAAGATTGGACAAAAATTGAAAGTAAAATTATTAATGGATTCGATAGACTATTCTCTCGTATGGGGACACCACAAGAAATTTTAGACCAAATGGAAGAAGAAGTGAACGACATCCTACAATAA